A window of the Natronomonas salina genome harbors these coding sequences:
- a CDS encoding trans-sulfuration enzyme family protein, with translation MDYGFETRACNDPAAEPSATGDVVRPLHLSTTFEMGPSSEGEYKYTRFGNPTRAAVESKLARLEGADHGLALSSGMAAISTVCFGLLSPGDHVVAFESLFGGTKAMFDDLLAGQGVEVTYVDATDAGNVASAMRPETRLVWVESPTNPLLRLCDVEAVAKVADEGDATLAVDNTFSTPAVQRPLELGADVAVYSTTKFLNGHSDSMGGAICTDDDALVEQFRFVQERGFGAVLAPFDCFLLQRGLKTLPLRMRRHQSNATAVAAFLADHPEVRTVHYPGLEGHPQHDLAAEQMDGYGGVVSFEVDADAAETRAFLEELEVFDVAVSLGGVESLIEHTASMSAGNLTDEERRAAGISESLVRAPIGLEDPDDLVADLEAALGKL, from the coding sequence ATGGACTACGGTTTCGAGACGCGGGCGTGCAACGACCCGGCGGCCGAGCCCTCGGCCACCGGCGACGTCGTGAGGCCACTGCACCTCTCGACGACGTTCGAGATGGGGCCGTCGAGTGAGGGCGAGTACAAGTACACCCGGTTCGGGAACCCGACGCGGGCGGCCGTCGAGTCGAAGCTGGCGCGGCTGGAGGGCGCCGACCACGGGCTGGCGCTGTCCTCGGGGATGGCGGCCATCTCGACGGTCTGCTTCGGCCTGCTGTCGCCGGGCGACCACGTCGTCGCCTTCGAGTCGCTGTTCGGCGGGACGAAGGCGATGTTCGACGACCTCCTCGCCGGACAGGGCGTCGAGGTCACCTACGTCGACGCCACCGACGCCGGGAACGTCGCGAGCGCGATGCGCCCGGAGACGCGGCTGGTGTGGGTCGAGTCGCCGACGAACCCGCTGTTGCGACTCTGTGACGTCGAGGCCGTCGCGAAGGTGGCCGACGAGGGCGACGCGACGCTGGCGGTGGACAACACCTTCAGCACGCCGGCCGTCCAGCGGCCGCTGGAACTCGGCGCCGACGTCGCCGTCTACAGCACGACGAAGTTCCTGAACGGCCACAGCGACTCGATGGGTGGCGCCATCTGCACCGACGACGACGCGCTCGTCGAGCAGTTCCGGTTCGTCCAGGAGCGGGGCTTCGGCGCGGTGCTGGCGCCGTTCGACTGCTTCCTCCTGCAGCGGGGGCTCAAGACGCTGCCGCTGCGGATGCGCCGCCACCAGTCGAACGCCACCGCGGTCGCGGCGTTCCTCGCCGACCACCCGGAGGTCAGGACCGTCCACTACCCCGGCCTGGAGGGCCACCCCCAGCACGACCTCGCCGCCGAGCAGATGGACGGCTACGGCGGGGTGGTGTCCTTCGAGGTCGACGCCGACGCCGCGGAGACGCGGGCGTTCCTCGAGGAGCTGGAGGTGTTCGACGTCGCGGTCAGTCTCGGCGGCGTCGAGTCGCTGATCGAGCACACCGCGTCGATGTCGGCCGGCAACCTCACGGACGAGGAGCGGCGGGCCGCGGGCATCTCCGAGTCGCTCGTCAGAGCGCCGATCGGCCTCGAGGACCCCGACGATCTCGTGGCCGACCTCGAGGCCGCCCTCGGGAAGCTGTAG
- a CDS encoding transcription initiation factor IIB produces MSTSTRRACPECEGRLRSTGTETVCSECGLVVGEDALDRGPEWRSFADDDGNPERCGAPLTRSRHDRGLSTEIGHSTRLKGRKRRRVARMRREHKRARIGSKRDRNQVYGFTEIRRVTGQLELPDALQERACVLFESAQDENLLQGRSIEGFAAAAVYAVCRTASVSRTLGEIVGVAAADEAELKVAYDALNRDLGLPTGPIDPAEYLARFASKLDVPSALERRARELATDASDAGITTGRNPSGVAAACLYTVARESSYDLTQEEAADVAGVSTVTIRNTYQDLRDSA; encoded by the coding sequence ATGAGCACGAGCACGCGACGGGCCTGCCCCGAGTGCGAGGGGCGGCTGCGGAGCACCGGCACGGAGACGGTCTGCAGCGAGTGCGGTCTGGTGGTCGGCGAGGACGCCCTCGACCGAGGGCCGGAGTGGCGGTCGTTCGCGGACGACGACGGCAACCCGGAGCGCTGCGGGGCGCCGCTCACCCGATCGCGACACGACCGCGGACTGTCGACCGAGATCGGCCACTCCACGCGCCTGAAGGGACGGAAGCGGCGACGCGTGGCCCGCATGCGGCGGGAGCACAAGCGGGCGCGGATCGGGTCGAAGCGCGACCGCAACCAGGTCTACGGGTTCACGGAGATCCGGCGCGTGACGGGCCAGCTCGAACTCCCCGACGCGCTCCAGGAACGGGCCTGCGTCCTCTTCGAGTCCGCCCAGGACGAGAACCTCCTGCAGGGCCGTTCCATCGAGGGGTTCGCCGCGGCGGCGGTGTACGCGGTCTGCCGGACCGCCTCCGTCTCGCGGACGCTGGGGGAGATCGTCGGCGTCGCCGCCGCCGACGAGGCCGAACTGAAGGTCGCCTACGACGCGCTGAACCGCGACCTCGGATTGCCGACCGGCCCCATCGACCCCGCGGAGTACCTCGCCCGCTTCGCCTCGAAGCTCGACGTCCCGAGCGCGCTGGAGCGGCGGGCCCGCGAGCTCGCGACGGATGCCAGTGACGCCGGCATCACGACCGGCCGGAATCCCAGCGGTGTCGCCGCCGCCTGCCTCTACACGGTCGCCCGCGAGTCGAGCTACGACCTCACGCAGGAGGAGGCCGCCGACGTGGCCGGCGTCTCGACGGTCACGATCAGGAACACCTACCAGGACCTGCGGGACTCGGCCTGA
- a CDS encoding MinD/ParA family ATP-binding protein, which produces MATETCAFVGAAGGAGTTRVTLECAALLAREGSDVAVLDAAYGTQGLADRIPGRVDPDVTALCLDDRPLEEGFVDPDVSGAGRLAVCPARAPFERLARAKAPEAAAAFGDRIDEAARAFDHVLVDTPPVAANQAVAAVTGVEQVAVVCDANRAAAAVPRAEDRLADVGIPDPVTVVTRAEDHPDADVAVPTFEGEWPAVSGDESVHDAFAAVLGIAVDVAVEPETGEGLRSKFPV; this is translated from the coding sequence ATGGCTACGGAGACGTGTGCGTTCGTCGGTGCCGCGGGTGGCGCCGGCACGACGCGCGTGACGCTGGAGTGTGCAGCCCTACTGGCCCGGGAGGGGAGCGACGTCGCCGTGCTCGACGCCGCCTACGGGACGCAGGGGCTCGCCGATCGGATCCCTGGTCGCGTCGACCCCGACGTGACCGCCCTCTGTCTCGACGACCGACCGCTCGAGGAGGGGTTCGTCGACCCGGACGTGTCGGGCGCGGGACGGCTCGCCGTCTGTCCCGCCAGGGCGCCGTTTGAGCGCCTCGCCCGGGCGAAGGCACCCGAGGCGGCGGCCGCGTTCGGCGACCGGATCGACGAGGCCGCCAGGGCCTTCGATCACGTCCTCGTCGATACGCCGCCCGTGGCGGCCAACCAGGCGGTCGCCGCAGTGACCGGCGTCGAGCAGGTCGCGGTGGTCTGCGACGCCAACCGCGCCGCCGCCGCGGTCCCCCGCGCCGAGGACCGACTGGCCGACGTCGGCATACCGGATCCGGTGACGGTCGTCACGAGGGCCGAGGACCACCCCGACGCCGACGTCGCGGTCCCGACCTTCGAGGGCGAGTGGCCGGCCGTCTCCGGGGACGAATCGGTCCACGACGCGTTCGCAGCCGTTCTCGGTATCGCCGTCGACGTGGCGGTGGAACCGGAGACCGGCGAGGGGCTCCGCTCGAAGTTCCCCGTATAG
- a CDS encoding HIT family protein translates to MSDDCIFCRIVDGEIPSRTVYEDDEVLAFLDANPLSPGHTLVVPKAHHQFLSDLPADLSASVFAAVRELTPRVQRAVDAEAHTIAVNDGPAAGQEVPHLHVHVVPRFEGDGGGPIHAITGDRPDLDDDELDDIADDIRG, encoded by the coding sequence ATGAGCGACGACTGCATCTTCTGCCGCATCGTCGACGGGGAGATCCCGTCGCGAACCGTCTACGAGGACGACGAGGTGCTCGCGTTCCTCGACGCCAACCCGCTGTCGCCGGGGCACACGCTCGTCGTCCCGAAGGCCCACCACCAGTTCCTGAGCGACCTCCCCGCTGACCTCTCGGCGTCGGTCTTCGCGGCCGTCCGCGAGCTGACGCCGCGGGTCCAGCGCGCGGTGGACGCCGAGGCCCACACCATCGCCGTCAACGACGGTCCCGCGGCCGGCCAGGAGGTCCCCCACCTGCACGTCCACGTCGTCCCGCGGTTCGAGGGCGACGGCGGCGGCCCCATCCACGCCATCACTGGCGACCGGCCGGACCTCGACGACGACGAGCTGGACGACATCGCCGACGACATCCGCGGGTAG
- a CDS encoding helix-turn-helix transcriptional regulator, whose amino-acid sequence MEVTDAALEIVDLLGRRWEILMCLVEEPCDKRTLIDELDIPRSTLDRAVRELEAVELLTYTEGEYAVTSKGEYLVYSFSTFLERTEQTLELESFLQWMSIDEFSLDLRHLEDSKLFLPESHDPYAMVNQHVKALEKANTFRGLLPVVGLHAFEMGYEQVVERGARHEVITEPGVIETLQSDESYTSMYQELHKIDRFDVFVYEGSIPYFVGVFDDETVQIGVDEGGEPRALLETDCPEIRTWAHETIDEYEQQATRVFPNALQSVQPTNGV is encoded by the coding sequence ATGGAGGTAACAGACGCCGCACTAGAGATCGTGGATCTCCTGGGTCGCCGCTGGGAGATTCTGATGTGTTTGGTTGAGGAACCGTGTGACAAGCGCACACTCATCGACGAGCTAGATATTCCCCGGTCGACGCTCGATAGAGCGGTTCGGGAACTCGAGGCGGTCGAACTCCTCACGTACACAGAAGGGGAATATGCAGTTACCTCAAAAGGAGAATACCTGGTGTACAGTTTCTCTACCTTCCTTGAACGGACAGAGCAGACACTAGAACTGGAATCGTTCCTCCAGTGGATGTCGATCGACGAATTCAGTCTCGATCTCCGTCACCTAGAGGATTCGAAATTGTTCTTGCCGGAGTCGCACGACCCCTATGCTATGGTCAACCAGCACGTCAAGGCGCTCGAGAAGGCGAACACGTTTCGGGGGCTGCTTCCCGTGGTCGGGCTTCACGCCTTCGAAATGGGCTACGAACAGGTGGTAGAGCGAGGGGCTCGACACGAGGTAATCACCGAACCAGGAGTCATCGAGACGCTGCAATCGGACGAGTCCTACACATCGATGTACCAAGAACTCCACAAGATCGACCGGTTTGACGTCTTTGTATACGAGGGCTCGATCCCGTACTTCGTTGGCGTGTTCGACGACGAGACGGTGCAGATCGGTGTCGACGAGGGGGGAGAACCGCGAGCACTCCTCGAGACCGACTGCCCGGAAATCCGGACGTGGGCACACGAAACGATCGATGAGTACGAGCAGCAAGCCACCCGAGTTTTCCCGAACGCCCTACAATCTGTTCAGCCCACGAACGGTGTCTGA
- a CDS encoding amidohydrolase family protein, whose protein sequence is MVDEGLPGATDVHVHLMPDRLMRAIRGALNDEAGWEFPHPTDREPMEATLREHGVERYCALPYAHKPGIARDLNEWVLDRADDSEMCVPFATVHGDDEVGPVVREAFEAGARGLKFQCPVQEVGPDDPRLDPAFELAAEYDRPILFHAGTAPMFRDSPHVGVDAFRSFLESYPEVRAASAHMGAFEVEAFVDTLREHDNAFLDTCFAMSTAVGDYMDFDPGEVDDSVFEEFSGRIMYGSDYPNIPHPYRAEYEGLLARELSESAREELFSRAAERFLGER, encoded by the coding sequence ATGGTCGACGAAGGCCTCCCCGGCGCGACCGACGTCCACGTCCACCTGATGCCAGACCGCCTGATGCGCGCCATCCGTGGCGCGCTCAACGACGAGGCAGGCTGGGAGTTCCCGCACCCGACCGACCGGGAGCCGATGGAGGCGACGCTCCGCGAGCACGGCGTCGAGCGGTACTGCGCGCTCCCGTACGCCCACAAGCCCGGCATCGCCCGCGATCTCAACGAGTGGGTGCTCGACCGCGCCGACGACTCCGAGATGTGCGTGCCGTTCGCGACGGTCCACGGCGACGACGAGGTCGGACCGGTCGTCCGCGAAGCGTTCGAGGCCGGCGCCCGCGGCCTGAAGTTCCAGTGTCCGGTCCAGGAGGTCGGCCCGGACGACCCGCGGCTCGATCCCGCCTTCGAACTCGCCGCGGAGTACGACCGGCCGATCCTCTTCCACGCCGGCACCGCGCCGATGTTCCGGGACTCCCCGCACGTCGGCGTCGACGCGTTCCGGTCGTTCCTCGAATCCTACCCCGAGGTGCGAGCCGCCAGCGCCCACATGGGCGCCTTCGAGGTCGAGGCGTTCGTCGACACCCTCCGCGAGCACGACAACGCCTTCCTCGACACCTGCTTCGCGATGAGCACCGCGGTCGGCGACTACATGGACTTCGACCCGGGCGAGGTGGACGACTCGGTGTTCGAGGAGTTCTCGGGACGGATCATGTACGGCTCGGACTACCCGAACATCCCCCACCCCTACCGGGCGGAGTACGAGGGGCTGCTGGCACGGGAGCTCTCCGAGTCGGCCCGCGAGGAGCTATTCTCGCGGGCAGCCGAGCGGTTCCTCGGCGAGCGGTAG
- a CDS encoding pro-sigmaK processing inhibitor BofA family protein, producing MVTTTELALLVLVLALLLGAYRIIKVVKPFIVNAVVGLLVLLGATYLGLGVAITPMAVLVCALGGVPGAILVIILAYLDIAFAASVAPLAGLAVA from the coding sequence ATGGTCACGACCACGGAACTGGCGTTGCTCGTCCTCGTGCTGGCGCTGTTGCTCGGCGCCTACCGCATCATCAAGGTCGTGAAGCCGTTCATCGTCAACGCGGTCGTCGGCCTCCTCGTGCTGCTGGGCGCCACGTACCTCGGGTTGGGCGTCGCGATCACCCCGATGGCCGTGCTGGTCTGTGCCCTCGGCGGCGTCCCGGGGGCGATACTGGTGATAATCCTCGCGTACCTCGACATCGCCTTCGCGGCGTCGGTCGCGCCGCTGGCCGGCCTCGCGGTCGCCTGA
- a CDS encoding minichromosome maintenance protein MCM, producing the protein MARAENTEVIDKFEQFYRDYYRNEIGELAQRYPNEQRSLYVDWDELYRFDPDLADDFVAQPEQMRDYAEEALRLYDLPVDVKLGQAHVRVQNLQESTGIRDIRARHRGQLVAVSGIVRKATDVRPKITEAAFECQRCGTLSRIPQTSGEFHEPHECQGCERQGPFNINFDQSEFVDAQKLRVQESPEGLRGGETPQSIDVHIEDDITGEVTAGDHVRVTGILHLDQQESNQEKSPIFDVYMDGLSVEIEDEQFEDMDITDQDKKEIIELSGADDIYEQMVNSIAPSIYGYEQEKLAMMLQLFSGVTKHLPDGSRIRGDLHMLLIGDPGTGKSAMLQYIRNIAPRSVYTSGKGSSSAGLTAAAVRDDFGDGQQWTLEAGALVLADQGIAAVDELDKMRPEDRSAMHEALEQQSISVSKAGINATLKSRCSLLGAANPKYGRFDQYEPIGEQIDLEPALISRFDLIFTVTDQPDQEKDANLAEHIINTNYAGELHTHRQNNATSNVTQEEVDNVTGNVEPDIDAEFLRKYIAYAKRNCFPTMTEEAKEAIRDFYVDLRAKGQDDDAPVPVTARKLEALVRLSEASARMRLSDTVEQEDSERVIEIVRSCLQDIGVDPETGEFDADVVETGQSKSQRDRAKTLLNIIEELQEEYEDEPGAPVDAVVERAQEAGVDESKAEHRISEFKKRGDIYEPQNGFVRMI; encoded by the coding sequence ATGGCGCGCGCGGAGAACACCGAGGTCATCGACAAGTTCGAGCAGTTCTACCGCGACTACTACCGGAACGAGATCGGTGAACTCGCCCAGCGGTACCCCAACGAGCAGCGCTCGCTGTACGTCGACTGGGACGAACTCTACCGCTTCGACCCCGACCTCGCCGACGACTTCGTCGCCCAGCCCGAGCAGATGCGCGACTACGCCGAGGAGGCCCTCCGGCTGTACGACCTCCCGGTCGACGTCAAGCTCGGGCAGGCCCACGTCCGCGTCCAGAACCTCCAGGAGTCGACCGGCATCCGTGACATCCGCGCGCGCCACCGCGGCCAGCTGGTCGCCGTCAGCGGCATCGTCCGGAAGGCCACCGACGTCCGGCCGAAGATCACCGAGGCGGCCTTCGAGTGCCAGCGATGCGGGACGCTCAGCCGCATCCCCCAGACCTCCGGAGAGTTCCACGAGCCCCACGAGTGCCAGGGCTGCGAGCGGCAGGGACCGTTCAACATCAACTTCGACCAGTCGGAGTTCGTCGACGCCCAGAAGCTTCGCGTCCAGGAGTCCCCGGAGGGACTGCGCGGCGGCGAGACGCCCCAGAGCATCGACGTCCACATCGAGGACGACATCACCGGCGAGGTGACCGCCGGCGACCACGTCCGGGTGACCGGCATCCTCCACCTCGACCAGCAGGAGAGCAACCAGGAGAAGTCCCCCATCTTCGACGTCTACATGGACGGCCTCTCGGTGGAGATCGAGGACGAGCAGTTCGAGGACATGGACATCACCGACCAGGACAAGAAGGAGATCATCGAGCTCTCCGGGGCCGACGACATCTACGAGCAGATGGTCAACTCCATCGCGCCCTCCATCTACGGCTACGAGCAGGAGAAGCTCGCGATGATGCTCCAGCTGTTCTCCGGCGTGACCAAACATCTGCCGGACGGCTCCCGCATCCGCGGGGACCTCCACATGCTCCTCATCGGCGACCCGGGTACCGGGAAGTCCGCGATGCTGCAGTACATCCGGAACATCGCGCCGCGCTCCGTCTACACCTCCGGCAAGGGGTCGTCCTCGGCCGGTCTCACGGCGGCGGCCGTCCGCGACGACTTCGGCGACGGCCAGCAGTGGACGCTGGAGGCGGGGGCGCTCGTCCTGGCCGACCAGGGCATCGCGGCGGTCGACGAGCTGGACAAGATGCGGCCGGAGGACCGCTCGGCGATGCACGAGGCCCTCGAGCAGCAGTCCATCTCCGTCTCGAAGGCCGGCATCAACGCGACCCTCAAATCGAGGTGCTCGCTGCTCGGCGCAGCCAACCCGAAGTACGGCCGCTTCGACCAGTACGAGCCCATCGGCGAGCAGATCGACCTCGAGCCGGCGCTCATCTCCCGGTTCGACCTCATCTTCACGGTCACCGACCAGCCCGACCAGGAGAAGGACGCCAACCTCGCCGAGCACATCATCAACACGAACTACGCCGGCGAGCTGCACACCCACCGGCAGAACAACGCCACCTCCAACGTCACCCAGGAGGAGGTCGACAACGTCACCGGCAACGTCGAGCCCGACATCGACGCCGAGTTCCTCCGGAAGTACATCGCCTACGCCAAGCGGAACTGCTTCCCGACGATGACCGAGGAGGCCAAGGAGGCCATCCGGGACTTCTACGTCGACCTGCGTGCGAAGGGCCAGGACGACGACGCGCCGGTCCCGGTCACCGCCCGGAAGCTCGAGGCCCTCGTGCGGCTCTCGGAGGCCTCCGCGCGGATGCGCCTCTCCGACACCGTCGAGCAGGAGGACTCCGAGCGCGTCATCGAGATCGTCAGGTCCTGCCTGCAGGACATCGGCGTCGACCCCGAGACCGGCGAGTTCGACGCCGACGTCGTCGAGACCGGCCAGTCGAAGAGCCAGCGCGACCGCGCGAAGACCCTGCTCAACATCATCGAGGAGCTGCAGGAGGAGTACGAGGACGAGCCCGGCGCCCCGGTCGACGCCGTCGTCGAGCGGGCCCAGGAGGCCGGCGTCGACGAGTCGAAGGCCGAGCACCGCATCTCCGAGTTCAAGAAGCGCGGCGACATCTACGAGCCCCAGAACGGGTTCGTCCGGATGATCTAG
- a CDS encoding YihY/virulence factor BrkB family protein, whose amino-acid sequence MLSNTIRTAKQVGTEFSEKNVTFMAAGIAYNAFISLAPLLLVLLVALSLLGGGLEQRIIEMANSGLPGPIADVVADVFEDGDGASGASAIGLVVLVWGTLKIFRGLDTAFSEIYETTGENSFVDQIVDGLVVGAAILVAVFATVGVTAVFARLEGIIPYIGAVTPLVLVAGLVVAFFPMYYRFPDVDLTWRSVLPGVVFAAVGWAVFQSLFQVYLQFSGGDSGSFFGGVVVVITWLYFSGLVLLLGAVINAVVGDHSSGRAGGVGQSATSYQTERETELSRREVSEYLETLREDLVGGPRGARRREEDGGHRPYPLPADRVTVVEQSRRDGDDDAYSVSLRWDGAEERTGDRGRSSPEDADEPWWAAGRSSPGDD is encoded by the coding sequence GTGCTATCCAACACGATTCGGACCGCCAAGCAGGTCGGCACCGAGTTCTCCGAGAAGAACGTGACGTTCATGGCGGCCGGGATCGCCTACAACGCGTTCATCTCGCTGGCGCCGCTGCTGCTCGTCCTGCTGGTGGCGCTGTCGTTGCTCGGCGGCGGGCTCGAACAGCGGATCATCGAGATGGCCAACTCCGGGTTACCGGGGCCGATCGCCGACGTCGTCGCCGACGTCTTCGAGGACGGCGACGGCGCGTCCGGCGCCTCCGCGATCGGGCTGGTCGTCCTCGTCTGGGGGACGCTGAAGATCTTCCGCGGCCTCGATACCGCGTTCTCGGAGATCTACGAGACGACCGGGGAGAACTCCTTCGTCGACCAGATCGTCGACGGGTTGGTCGTCGGCGCGGCGATCCTCGTCGCCGTCTTCGCGACGGTGGGGGTCACCGCCGTCTTCGCGCGCCTCGAGGGCATCATCCCGTACATCGGAGCGGTGACGCCGCTGGTCCTGGTCGCGGGACTCGTCGTCGCGTTCTTCCCGATGTACTACCGGTTCCCCGACGTCGACCTCACGTGGCGCAGCGTCCTGCCCGGCGTCGTCTTCGCGGCCGTCGGCTGGGCCGTCTTCCAGTCGCTGTTCCAGGTGTACCTCCAGTTCTCGGGCGGCGACTCGGGGAGCTTCTTCGGCGGCGTCGTCGTCGTCATCACCTGGCTGTACTTCTCGGGGCTCGTCCTGCTGCTCGGCGCGGTCATCAACGCCGTCGTCGGCGACCACTCCTCCGGTCGGGCGGGCGGCGTCGGCCAGAGCGCCACCAGCTACCAGACGGAACGGGAGACGGAACTGAGCCGCCGGGAGGTCTCGGAGTACCTCGAGACGCTCCGGGAGGACCTCGTCGGCGGCCCTCGAGGCGCGCGGCGGCGCGAAGAGGACGGCGGTCACCGGCCCTACCCGCTGCCGGCGGACCGTGTCACGGTCGTCGAGCAGTCCAGACGGGACGGCGACGACGACGCCTACTCCGTCTCCCTGCGCTGGGACGGCGCCGAAGAGCGGACGGGCGACCGCGGACGTTCCAGCCCCGAAGACGCCGACGAGCCCTGGTGGGCCGCGGGTCGTTCGAGCCCCGGTGACGACTGA
- a CDS encoding ferritin-like domain-containing protein: MSSDRVIELLKKAYSDEIETVMNYQTNAIVLDGVRAEEIKESLQVDIQEELGHSEELGQRLKQLDARPPGSAEFKARQDTLQPPEDSTNVLSVIEGVLDAEEDAIATYRDLIDAAEEADDPVTEDIAVTILADEEAHRTEFRGFKKEYQKD; encoded by the coding sequence ATGTCGTCAGACCGCGTCATCGAGCTCCTGAAGAAGGCGTACAGCGACGAGATCGAGACCGTGATGAACTACCAGACGAACGCCATCGTCCTGGACGGCGTCCGCGCCGAGGAGATCAAGGAGAGCCTCCAGGTGGACATCCAGGAGGAGCTGGGCCACTCCGAGGAGCTGGGCCAGCGGCTCAAGCAGCTCGACGCCCGCCCGCCGGGGTCGGCCGAGTTCAAGGCACGCCAGGACACCCTCCAGCCGCCAGAGGACTCCACGAACGTCCTGTCGGTCATCGAGGGCGTCCTCGACGCCGAGGAGGACGCCATCGCGACCTACCGCGACCTCATCGACGCCGCCGAGGAGGCCGACGACCCGGTCACCGAGGACATCGCCGTCACCATCCTCGCCGACGAGGAGGCCCACCGCACCGAGTTCCGCGGCTTCAAGAAGGAGTACCAGAAGGACTAA
- a CDS encoding DUF7557 family protein produces the protein MAELQISDELRDRLESHTEEDESIEELIEELVSIYETEGAFMREGYSE, from the coding sequence ATGGCCGAGCTACAGATCAGCGACGAGCTCAGGGACCGCCTGGAGAGTCACACCGAGGAGGACGAGTCGATCGAGGAGCTCATCGAGGAGCTCGTCAGCATCTACGAGACCGAGGGCGCCTTCATGCGGGAAGGCTACTCCGAGTAG